ATTGTGTTCCTGAGAAAACAGATAgaagcaatattaataattagaatatatatttttaaatataattcatatattaagaaagctATATTATCTCAtacttacattttttcttgaatatttaatataggtTCGTAGACAATAATTCGATAAAGATTTAACATTTCTACTCTAGTTACATCAAGACGATGCTTCAATTCAATATACTTTGGcatattttcatcattatatgCTAActtgtctaattttttatacatctcaGGTATTGTATTtccataaaatacaattagtCTAGCAAATAggaatataacataataataatatacatgacatttgaataaaatataaatgtataaaatgtatgtgtataaatgtaataaagcaaaaaattattaaaaattcttaattattaaaaaaattgatttttaataaaataaaacaaacatatgaatgtgtttttaaaagaattatgaaaTCTACactctattaattaaatataaatagtaaaataaatcttatttactTGTTTATGAAATCATCTCTGTGAAATGTAGTAATTactggaaaataattttttaataatatagtaagaGTCGATGATACATCTAGAATGTACAATATCAAATcctctaaattatataatgtcatCTCGatggaattattttctttctctgaaAGTGCCACTGCTTCAGTTGTGTCACCTAGATGATTTTCGAATCTCCTCTCGACATTTTCAAAAGCCTAcgttaagaatattaattaaatgtaaaaaattaatctataatttataaaattaataagcctTTATTCGCACCTTTTTGTCAAACAGTAATTACTAGTGTGAGGGTGtcatattcttcaaaaaaattttctctagaaaattatatttacttatatttatgaatgtggaataacaaattttataatcatcagTAATCACCACcagtaattaaaatgtatgacACAAAAAGTTGATTGTACTATTAAGCATCATACATCACCTTTATAAGACATGTCACAGACTTTTTAAGATCATCATTGTACATTGGTTGCAAAGTAAATAtactacatattattttttctatgattttAGCATTTTCTCTACCATACAATTggcataaatcaaatataattggtattgtaaatatgtaattgtcATATAACAAATTTCCAAGAAATGGATGGCTCATATATTCTGTCGAACTTTCTTTGTTTGTAGCAAGACGTGCAAAAACCATAAGTACATTATAACGAAGCTCTTCTAACGCTTCAAGCATTCCTGGTTCACTAGGAAAATTTTCTAATGCATAAAAAGGTGGTGCCTCTTGTAAAAAAGATACTAATGTATCCATGATTGAAGTATTGTATACAATGTTGGAccaaaatctaaataaaagaaactacATAGCATTTGTACATGTATCATTGgcataataaaaactataaaagtGCTATATACCTATAAAATGGCAGATCAAGTAACCAATTTAAATCTTCAATGATATAACTTATAACTTCTATCCAATGTTCCCTAGCACCCATAATTTCTGATCCATCATCATTGTATATTTCTGGCACTTTGTAATGTAAGAAATAACGTTTATCTGcccattttatattctaaaaaatttaatgttttataatatatataaaatatttaaatattaaatatttgctgcATATGCAGGATGTCcagcaaagattgtgccaacacTTGTGAGTGGGTAAAGCACGGTAAACTGAAcaaaaaagtcctttaccatttttttatctgagcttttttttcgcttttatacgatgttaaagttaaCTAATCAGTGTCTGTCTACAGCGGAAAACAAAGGAGGGATATTAGGGGTCAGAGTAACAAGACGGCTTTATATTGCTGTATAGACAGAAGCTGATTAGCTAACATCATATAACGACCAAAAGAAAgctcagatcaaaaaatggtaaaggacttttttgttcagtttactgtgctctacccACTCACAAGCATTGgtacaatctttgcaggacatcctgtatatattatatatatatgcaatataaacattttaaatacaataaatttttaataatttttaatttttatagtgtaaaaattaattaacacatACCAATGCACCTATTACAACAATTACtccatcatttttaatatttaattgcaattccTCCAAGGGCACGCAATCGGGATTCTGTTTAATAGAATTAggcacattaaatatatagatattttttttgtatgcttCATCAATTACTAGTATCTATCTCggtttaattatatgaatcacTTTGTTTcccaaaattacattaaacaaaattaaacatatgaaaaatcaattaccTTGTAGTACTTCATGATTTTACGTGACGCattatctgttaaaaattttgtttgttgcTGATTGTCAACTTGACAAATGAAAACAGCGTATATTTCTGTTTGACAAAAGAATCTCTTGATAAATgacaaatatctaataaaatcgGCGTGATAACAGcagataaataatgtaaagtaTATTATGTTAGATCATCAATTAACCTatgcaaaatcaaatttttcacgatataAAAAGCCGGGCAATCCCATCCCcaacttctatatattttgtgagCATGCGCGTGTCCACAGCTCACATGAACATGAAGGTTAGGGATAAGAGTATAAAGATTAGAGGTAGAAACATCAACTCATGGAAGAGGATAGGTAAAAAAAATCCCTAGTAGCTGACATCACTATTTATAAGTAAAGTGCAAAGTGTTCTCGATTGTCCACGTTGCCAATTGGCCAATTCAACACAAAATCTCTTAATTGGTTGATccaatgaaaaaattgtggttaattataaattacaacatGATTTACAAATGAGAAAAGCTTCTTTTTACTTTGCCTTATGAATATTTCCAAGTGTTTGTAATACCAAATGGAATACATCTACAAGATTGTGttcgaaaatttttcgaaataaaatagtgttcgattgacaaaaatttctttgttctaTTTAGTTAAACATTACtctatttcaaagaaaaaataaattttaacacgcAACTTAGCGCatctataataaagaatagacTTCAAGTAATTTCATTCCTATTTCTAAAATGATCCAactaaacttaataaaaaactcTTGTAAATCTGTGTAAAAAGAACAAacttgcatatacatatatatacataaacataattCGAGAAAAATGCTCATGTTTAAAGTtgtgcatattattattttaatctttgtgTGTATCGTAAATGGTAATGAACTTGAAGTTTGTGAAGTATTCGATAAATATGCCGAAAATTCGAAAAAGTGTTCTATTCGAAACAACTTTACGCAAAAACGGttagaattaagattttatatataatttacatgtcAGGTAAAATaagttatacaaaatttaacatttttaaattgttttattttcacgCGTTTTATTCTAGTTTAAAAAACTCTGTTTATACATTctaaatttctcttatttattttttacataaagatttacaatatgctttttttatagttatattctTTATGACATAAATCCTCCAGAAGGTTTCAATCTGAGAAGAGATGTATATGTTCGTCTTGctgttttcataaaaaaattaattgaaagagaCAAGGAATATGAGTGGCAATTAGTTTTACCACCATGGGGTAacttataagaataaaagatgACATGTTTtacagaatttataataaatatttataatcatatatttcttcaattttcatttaGGTAATCTATATCATTGGCGACATCACAATACAGGACTTCAAGAGTATTTATTCTGGGgtaatttctttgatataacaagcctgcaaaaatatataccagtcattgaaatgtataaatttatggaaggtatatatcttatattttttattagaaatataaagattttattgaggactaatatatttatgtaatttgaatatatacagATTAATTCTCAATTCTATATTTGATATGGAGTAAATGcagattgttttttaatatccagaattattttgtatcaagttgaaatttataatgcatttatatatcggtgtcctttctttttaatttagtttttggattaaatatatatatatatatatatataaatggttTACTTGactttataatatgattttagaaTATTCATCTGAAACCAAAGAAATACAACTCgattgtgtgtatattttgcaaaatgacaAGGAAATGTTTAAGACTGGTAAATTCGAAGATAAGAATGAAGTAATGAACTGTACTAATGATTCTTTGCAGTTCTTTAAATCAaagcaacatatatatactagtCCATTTTGGGGTTATCGTAATATTACAACTTGGAATGTAAAATGTCTTAAGTTTCATGGTACGGCATCTTATCTTTATCAGAATCTCAAACCAATACAATACAGGTAactatttccattttttttgtttttataaacagTGAAGTACACTTTatcagcattttttattattcatagatCTGTAATGTTTGATCACATGGAGATTGCCCTGCATGATGAATACGGCTCTAAAGAATATTGGAAAGCCAGACGCAGCATGCGATATAATTCTGAACTGTACAATATTgcgaaaaattatagaaaaacttTTCTGAATTCTACAGATAAGAATGATAATACAGTTCGACCTCTAGATTGGACTAAGGAAGAAGTatgtcatattaattattatttattgttttattagtgataataaataaaacattattttaattttagaatcggCGGAATGCGAGAGGCGGTCCTTATTTGGCAATTCATTTTAGGAGACGCGATTTCATCATAGGTCATAAAGAATCAATACCAACAATAAAAAACGCTGCTTCTCAATTACGAGAAAAAATGGATAAACTTGGATTAACTGTGTTGTTTGTTGCGACAGATGGGGAGCAACATggtacgttttttttttttacaaatgtaaCTGTTCTACAAATTCTTcataaatgttacaaaatggtttttctctttttctctttctatatgtaaattgaataacagacatttttagaatttgaAGAACTTAAGTCGTACTTGCCTCAATACAAGGTCTTGAAGTTTATACCGTCTGATTATgtgatgaataaatttaaagatggTGGAGTTGCCATTATTGATCAGATAATTTGTTCATATGCTAGGTaagagtatttatataaattataatgactcactatgaatataattctaaGAACAAAggccatttttttataagctttTATAAACACTTGTAAGATgtacaaatttcaaataattttttttcttttttttttaattagatatttcataGGGACACATGAGTCAACATTTACTTATAGAATACAAGAAGATAGAGAGATTATTGGTTTTTTACCAGAAACTACATTCAATACTTTATGTAAGACTAATAAGAAATGTCCAACAACTGGGCAATGGCAGATTGTTTGGTAAAATGTTATATGGTATGATATGACAGATTTTCTAACTTTTACAAGTGATATCTTTAATgcttaataattctttttacactATCGAGTTTACACCAcgatttttacttttcaaagcttttttttatacaaaaaggtattgattaaatgtattttcatcaaaatctaAGTAAAGCggtttattctaaatatttaccaAGTAATTATTGCAGTTAATgcattatctttttcaatcagtttttatatttgaatcatcatgcaaattttatttctttcgcaATGTTGAGGATTTTTAAAGTGGGATATGAGTATGAATGGCTGTGGCCATATATTTGAATGTCAAAATGGAAAGTCAAATGGAATGCTCCctgattttaatacttttatttttgagaatcttattatcattcgtcgataaaatttttaatcgaaattagTTGTGAAACGTACCACAAGAGATCGCAGAAtcaggagaaaaaaaattcaaactacCCTCAaatccaaatatatttatctcaattgtTAACGTATAAAAAAGTGGATTTTGTTAACGAAAAATTATCGTGATTTTTTTCGCGTAAAGTGTcaaatgtttatatgaaacattGTTTATACAATCgctgtaatatatatgacaaCAAATGTCGCGATTTCGGCGATTCCGCGATCGGAGCTATCTCCGAATAATTTTCACGTTAGTTGACGGTTAGGATGGAGAAACCGGCATGCAAGTAAACGCTTTGAATACATATGtgaatatgaatatgaatatatatatataatcttatttaattttatgtttgatttaagaatattatttgttccTATATTATCTGGATTCTTTGAAGAAgagtaaaatcaaatttttttgtaattgcaaTGATTTTTCTGTATGCAATGATTTTGTcttataatatcgatattcgACAAGGGCTGTCCATAAAGAAATCGAACTTTAGAAAAGCGCTCTAATGCAATGATGTGAGATCTTTTGCCTTGTGGCATTGTGTAGTGGGATTCTTTAGCAACTTTCTCACACCATGAGCATGATGCTATGGTTCTTAGTTTATGTTTTATAGTTCGAATGAGATGCATATGTTTGGCATTTTTGTTTTGGATTTTCTTGCAGCGTTTAAGAGAGACAATGAGAAGAATGAGAAAGAAGCAGCCAGAGATGTGGACCAGCAATCGATGCTGCACGACGACAATGCATCCACACACGCGTTGTTCTTTATCATCGAGTTTTTGACAAGACACTTGATGACTGTTGATCAGTCCTCTATTCTCCTTCTTCATTACTTCTTTCAGACtctgtaagaaaataaaaaaaaaaagaaaaaaattgccacATCTAGAAAATCGCCATGAAAGACGAAcacaactttattaaaatcatcataAAACGTGAGAAAGTGAGAAAAATTTCCTTAAAAATCCATTATATAGTGCCACAAGGCAGATGGCTCTAATGTCATTGCATTCgagcgattttttttaagctcCGTTTCTTTATGAACAACTcttgtatatgatatataaaatttgatattttaatattggcCATTCTACAAGTTGCaatcaatgattaaatttaaaccgCGTTTTTTAGAAACGGACATTAATTagcaaataagaataaaaaaggaaattaaactttattctataaacagtaaagaatattattagctCCCTTGCATCTTTTCTTCtcaatattctttattcttttttcttgtgtGTATGTCACCATATTTGGCGACCTAATTAGATAGTTGGAAAGTACAGTGCACCGTTGTTACAACGCGATATTATTGCGGTGCAATGCGGCCACGATGTCGGCGAACGCGTTGGCGGCAAATTATCCGAGCAATTACCTTGGCGACCAGAAAAATGTCTGCAAAGGTGATAGTCGCAAACTCGAAGATTGagtcttaaaaaagaaacgttcGAGCATTTTCTTTAcggtagaattatttttatttaacatattatattatgcagattattttattaatgatcatTAACGATCAAGATAAACTAATGCGTTCTTTCATCTAATctcatcgataaaatatttcagctattaaattatttaatattgatcgattattatttatctctgcgatattttttataacttttacacACTATTGAGAACTTAAAAAGATCTCTTGATGTATAAGGAATCGC
This sequence is a window from Cataglyphis hispanica isolate Lineage 1 chromosome 17, ULB_Chis1_1.0, whole genome shotgun sequence. Protein-coding genes within it:
- the LOC126855778 gene encoding GDP-fucose protein O-fucosyltransferase 2 isoform X2, translated to MLMFKVVHIIILIFVCIVNGNELEVCEVFDKYAENSKKCSIRNNFTQKRYILYDINPPEGFNLRRDVYVRLAVFIKKLIERDKEYEWQLVLPPWGNLYHWRHHNTGLQEYLFWGNFFDITSLQKYIPVIEMYKFMEEYSSETKEIQLDCVYILQNDKEMFKTGKFEDKNEVMNCTNDSLQFFKSKQHIYTSPFWGYRNITTWNVKCLKFHGTASYLYQNLKPIQYRSVMFDHMEIALHDEYGSKEYWKARRSMRYNSELYNIAKNYRKTFLNSTDKNDNTVRPLDWTKEENRRNARGGPYLAIHFRRRDFIIGHKESIPTIKNAASQLREKMDKLGLTVLFVATDGEQHEFEELKSYLPQYKVLKFIPSDYVMNKFKDGGVAIIDQIICSYASV
- the LOC126855778 gene encoding GDP-fucose protein O-fucosyltransferase 2 isoform X1, coding for MLMFKVVHIIILIFVCIVNGNELEVCEVFDKYAENSKKCSIRNNFTQKRYILYDINPPEGFNLRRDVYVRLAVFIKKLIERDKEYEWQLVLPPWGNLYHWRHHNTGLQEYLFWGNFFDITSLQKYIPVIEMYKFMEEYSSETKEIQLDCVYILQNDKEMFKTGKFEDKNEVMNCTNDSLQFFKSKQHIYTSPFWGYRNITTWNVKCLKFHGTASYLYQNLKPIQYRSVMFDHMEIALHDEYGSKEYWKARRSMRYNSELYNIAKNYRKTFLNSTDKNDNTVRPLDWTKEENRRNARGGPYLAIHFRRRDFIIGHKESIPTIKNAASQLREKMDKLGLTVLFVATDGEQHEFEELKSYLPQYKVLKFIPSDYVMNKFKDGGVAIIDQIICSYARYFIGTHESTFTYRIQEDREIIGFLPETTFNTLCKTNKKCPTTGQWQIVW